One stretch of Streptomyces sp. NBC_01142 DNA includes these proteins:
- a CDS encoding PIN domain nuclease: MSERYLIDKSALARWEQAVVADVLDPLHDRGLLCITGAVHIEVKYSARDGQESERLDGRLRGFDCLPCPDEVWDAAIETQDKAIAKGNHRALSLADLVIAATAQRHRVTVLHYDQDYDQIAELTGYPSRWVVEPGTADV; encoded by the coding sequence GTGAGTGAGCGATACCTCATCGACAAGTCGGCGCTCGCGCGCTGGGAGCAGGCTGTCGTGGCCGATGTGCTGGACCCCCTTCACGATCGGGGACTGCTGTGCATCACCGGTGCCGTACACATCGAAGTCAAGTATTCGGCACGTGATGGGCAGGAGTCGGAGCGGCTGGACGGTCGGCTACGCGGCTTCGACTGCCTGCCCTGCCCCGACGAAGTATGGGACGCGGCGATCGAGACTCAGGACAAGGCGATCGCGAAGGGCAACCACCGCGCTCTCTCGCTCGCCGACCTGGTGATCGCCGCCACCGCGCAGCGGCACCGAGTCACCGTCCTTCACTACGACCAGGACTACGACCAGATCGCCGAACTGACCGGATACCCGAGCCGGTGGGTCGTCGAGCCGGGAACGGCCGACGTTTAG
- a CDS encoding aspartate kinase, which translates to MGLVVQKYGGSSVADAEGIKRVAKRIVDAKKNGHQVVVVVSAMGDTTDELIDLAEQVSPIPAGREFDMLLTAGERISMALLAMAIKNLGHEAQSFTGSQAGVITDSVHNKARIIDVTPGRIRTALDEGNIAIVAGFQGVSQDKKDITTLGRGGSDTTAVALAAALDAEVCEIYTDVDGVFTADPRVVKKARKIDWISFEDMLELAASGSKVLLHRCVEYARRYNIPIHVRSSFSGLRGTWVSNEPQGDQQVEHAIISGVAHDVSEAKVTVVGVPDKPGEAAAIFRAIADAEINIDMVVQNVSAATTALTDISFTLPKAEGRKAIDALEKAKAAVGFESLRYDDQIGKISLVGAGMKTNPGVTASFFEALSDAGVNIELISTSEIRISVVTRADDVNEAVRAVHTAFGLDSDSDEAVVYGGTGR; encoded by the coding sequence GTGGGCCTTGTCGTGCAGAAGTACGGAGGCTCCTCCGTTGCCGATGCCGAAGGCATCAAGCGCGTCGCCAAGCGAATCGTCGATGCCAAGAAGAACGGCCACCAGGTGGTCGTCGTGGTATCCGCGATGGGCGACACGACGGACGAGCTGATCGATCTCGCAGAGCAGGTATCCCCGATCCCTGCCGGGCGTGAATTCGACATGCTGTTGACCGCAGGAGAGCGGATCTCCATGGCCCTGCTGGCCATGGCGATCAAAAACCTGGGCCACGAGGCCCAGTCGTTCACCGGCAGCCAGGCAGGCGTCATCACCGACTCGGTCCACAACAAGGCGCGCATCATCGATGTGACGCCGGGCCGGATCCGTACGGCGCTCGACGAGGGCAACATCGCCATCGTCGCCGGCTTCCAGGGTGTGTCCCAGGACAAGAAGGACATCACCACCCTCGGCCGTGGCGGCTCCGACACCACAGCCGTCGCCCTCGCCGCCGCACTGGACGCCGAGGTCTGTGAGATCTACACCGATGTGGACGGTGTCTTCACCGCCGACCCGCGGGTCGTGAAGAAGGCCCGGAAGATCGACTGGATCTCCTTCGAGGACATGCTGGAGCTCGCCGCCTCCGGCTCCAAGGTGCTGCTGCACCGCTGCGTCGAATACGCACGCCGATACAACATCCCGATCCACGTCCGCTCGTCCTTCTCCGGACTGCGCGGCACCTGGGTCAGCAACGAGCCGCAGGGAGACCAGCAGGTGGAGCACGCCATCATCTCCGGAGTCGCCCACGACGTCTCCGAAGCCAAGGTCACGGTCGTCGGAGTACCGGACAAGCCGGGCGAGGCCGCGGCCATCTTCCGCGCGATCGCGGACGCCGAGATCAACATCGACATGGTCGTCCAGAACGTCTCGGCGGCGACCACCGCTCTGACGGACATCTCCTTCACCCTCCCCAAGGCCGAGGGCCGCAAGGCCATCGACGCCCTGGAGAAGGCGAAGGCCGCCGTCGGCTTCGAGTCGCTGCGCTACGACGACCAGATCGGCAAGATCTCGCTGGTCGGCGCCGGTATGAAGACCAACCCCGGCGTCACCGCCTCGTTCTTCGAGGCACTCTCCGACGCGGGCGTGAACATCGAGCTGATCTCCACTTCGGAGATCCGTATCTCGGTGGTCACCCGCGCCGACGACGTCAACGAGGCCGTGCGCGCCGTGCACACCGCCTTCGGTCTCGACAGCGACTCCGACGAGGCGGTCGTCTACGGGGGCACCGGGCGATGA
- a CDS encoding aspartate-semialdehyde dehydrogenase — protein sequence MTRKPTLAVVGATGAVGAVMLQILSQHADVWGDIRLLASSRSAGRKLAVRGEETEVVALAEEALEGVDVALFLVPGEVSAQWAPIAAAKGVVVVDNSAAFRMDPDVPLVVPEVNPHAVRVRPRGIVASPHDTTLAMLPVVGALHAEFGLRELVVSSYQAVSGAGRDAVDTLRAQLSLVAGTELGAGPGDVRRAVSDHQGSFPAPLALNVVPWSGTLEEDGWSSEELGLRAETRKILGLPGLRVTATCVRVPVVTTHSLAVHARFEDEVTVGRAHEILATSPGVVLYDNPEAGDFPTPADVVGTDPVWVGRVRRAPDDACALELFICGDNLRKGAALNSAQIAEAIAAEF from the coding sequence ATGACCCGTAAGCCGACGCTCGCGGTCGTCGGAGCGACCGGAGCCGTCGGTGCGGTGATGCTCCAGATCCTGTCGCAGCACGCCGACGTCTGGGGCGACATCCGACTGCTCGCCTCGTCGCGCTCGGCCGGCCGCAAGCTGGCCGTGCGCGGCGAGGAGACAGAAGTCGTCGCGCTGGCCGAAGAAGCCCTGGAGGGCGTCGACGTCGCGCTCTTCCTGGTGCCGGGCGAGGTGTCCGCGCAGTGGGCGCCGATCGCCGCGGCCAAGGGCGTGGTAGTCGTGGACAATTCGGCTGCTTTCCGGATGGATCCGGACGTTCCACTGGTCGTCCCCGAGGTCAATCCGCATGCCGTACGGGTCCGCCCGCGCGGCATTGTCGCGAGCCCGCACGACACCACGCTCGCCATGCTTCCGGTGGTCGGGGCGCTGCACGCCGAGTTCGGGCTGCGCGAACTGGTCGTCTCCTCCTACCAGGCCGTCAGCGGTGCCGGCCGGGACGCCGTCGACACGCTGCGCGCTCAGCTCTCGCTGGTTGCCGGTACGGAGCTGGGCGCGGGTCCCGGAGACGTACGCCGTGCGGTGAGTGACCATCAGGGGTCCTTCCCCGCGCCGCTCGCGCTCAATGTGGTGCCCTGGTCCGGGACGCTCGAGGAGGACGGCTGGTCCTCGGAAGAGCTCGGTCTGCGGGCCGAGACGCGCAAGATCCTGGGCCTGCCCGGGCTGCGGGTGACGGCGACGTGCGTGCGCGTACCGGTCGTCACCACGCACTCCCTCGCTGTGCACGCGCGCTTCGAGGACGAGGTCACCGTGGGGCGGGCGCACGAGATCCTCGCCACCTCGCCGGGTGTGGTGCTCTACGACAACCCGGAGGCGGGCGACTTTCCGACGCCGGCCGATGTGGTGGGGACGGATCCGGTGTGGGTGGGACGGGTGCGGCGGGCGCCGGACGACGCATGTGCGCTCGAGCTCTTCATCTGCGGCGACAATCTGCGCAAGGGGGCGGCCCTGAACTCCGCGCAGATCGCTGAGGCGATCGCCGCCGAGTTCTGA
- a CDS encoding SigE family RNA polymerase sigma factor: MPVIAPMPAPRTTRIPSQREGADGTMAAGTTVDHLTETYRAHYRSLLGLAALLLDDTASCEDVVQEAFIRVHSARNRVRDPEKTLAYLRQTVVNLSRSALRRRILGLKLLSKPMPDMASAEEGAYDQLERDALIKAMRGLQRRQREVLVLRYFADMTEAQVAETLGISLGSVKAYGSRGIAALRVAMEATA; the protein is encoded by the coding sequence ATGCCGGTGATCGCTCCCATGCCCGCTCCGCGTACCACCCGCATCCCCTCCCAGCGCGAGGGCGCTGACGGCACCATGGCCGCGGGCACCACCGTCGATCACCTCACCGAGACCTACCGCGCCCACTACCGGTCGCTGCTGGGTCTCGCTGCCCTGCTCCTGGACGACACGGCCTCCTGCGAGGACGTCGTCCAAGAGGCGTTCATCCGCGTCCACTCGGCGCGCAACAGGGTGCGGGACCCGGAGAAGACCCTGGCGTATCTGCGTCAGACCGTGGTCAACCTCTCCCGTTCCGCGCTTCGCCGCCGCATCCTCGGCCTGAAGCTGCTGTCCAAGCCGATGCCGGACATGGCGAGTGCCGAGGAGGGGGCGTACGACCAGCTGGAGCGGGACGCGCTGATCAAGGCGATGCGCGGACTGCAGCGGCGCCAGCGCGAAGTGCTGGTGCTGCGGTACTTCGCCGACATGACCGAGGCTCAGGTCGCCGAGACGCTGGGGATATCCCTGGGCTCGGTGAAGGCGTACGGCTCGCGGGGTATCGCGGCGCTGCGCGTCGCGATGGAGGCCACGGCATGA
- a CDS encoding SURF1 family protein yields the protein MYRFLLTPRWWGINLFVVLAIPFCVFMGSWQLGKFEDRVDSHQKAERRPGPGEQKAVALDELLPVDQETSGRTATATGQYGKQFLVPERQLDGKRGSYVLTLLKTDGGRTLPVVRGWLAEGARTPAAPAGEVTVTGALQASETAGTDGVHAAGGLPSGQLGMISAASLVNLVPDDVYDAWVTLTEADGGLKAVPAAAPQGSGLDLKAFQNLGYTGEWFVFAGFVLFMWFRLLRREAEAARDRELGLEPEPV from the coding sequence GTGTACCGGTTCCTGCTGACGCCCCGCTGGTGGGGGATCAATCTCTTCGTCGTGCTGGCGATCCCCTTCTGCGTCTTCATGGGCTCGTGGCAGCTCGGCAAGTTCGAGGACCGCGTCGACTCGCACCAGAAGGCCGAGCGGAGGCCCGGCCCGGGTGAGCAGAAGGCCGTGGCGCTCGACGAGCTGCTGCCCGTCGACCAGGAGACCTCCGGGCGCACGGCGACGGCCACCGGGCAGTACGGCAAGCAGTTCCTGGTACCGGAACGGCAGTTGGACGGCAAGCGCGGCTCGTACGTCCTCACGCTGCTGAAGACCGACGGCGGCCGGACGTTGCCCGTCGTCCGCGGCTGGCTCGCCGAGGGCGCACGAACCCCCGCGGCCCCGGCCGGTGAGGTCACCGTGACCGGTGCCCTGCAGGCTTCCGAGACCGCAGGCACCGACGGGGTGCATGCGGCGGGTGGACTGCCGAGCGGACAGCTGGGGATGATCAGCGCGGCCTCGCTGGTGAACCTGGTGCCGGACGATGTGTACGACGCGTGGGTCACCCTGACCGAGGCGGACGGCGGGCTGAAGGCCGTGCCCGCGGCGGCGCCGCAGGGCAGCGGGCTCGACCTCAAGGCATTCCAGAACCTGGGTTACACCGGGGAGTGGTTCGTCTTCGCCGGCTTTGTGCTCTTCATGTGGTTCCGGCTGCTGCGGCGCGAGGCGGAGGCGGCCAGGGACCGGGAGCTGGGCCTGGAGCCCGAGCCGGTGTAG
- a CDS encoding prolyl oligopeptidase family serine peptidase: MTDADAQTMPDWEKRFRAPRVSLPDWAEDAPDRSLFVSNATGTYELYAWDRASGEQRQATDRPNGTTDGVLSPDGTSIWWFSDTDGDEFGVWMRQPFGGGDDVPAAPGLEPSYPAGLAIGRDGTSVVGRSTDEDGTTIHVVRPGAEPVEIYRHRESAGVGDLSRDGTLIALEHTEHGDAMHSALRVVRLDGGPVAELDDTKGGTRELGLEVLGFAPVDGDTRLLIGHQRRGRWEPMIWDVASGRETDLAIDLPGDVNAEWYPDGSGLLVAHSFEARGELWRYDLASRELVRIETPTGSVSGATARPDGAVEYLWSSAAQPPQVRSTAGGVVLDPPGMKAPGSVPVEDAWVEGPGGRIHALVQKPAGAGPFPTVFEIHGGPTWHDSDAFAAGPAAWIDHGYAVVRVNYRGSTGYGREWTDALKHRVGLIELEDIAAVREWAVTSGLADPAKLVLAGGSWGGYLTLLGLGTQPEAWALGLAAVPVADYVTAYHDEMEALKAMDRTLLGGTPEEVPERFEASSPLTYVDEVRAPVYISAGVNDPRCPIRQVENYVDRLAARGAVHEVYRYDAGHGSLVVEERIKQVRLEIEFAAARLGQPG, translated from the coding sequence ATGACCGACGCCGATGCACAGACCATGCCCGACTGGGAGAAGCGCTTCCGCGCGCCCCGCGTCTCGCTGCCCGACTGGGCCGAGGACGCTCCGGACCGTTCCCTCTTCGTCTCCAATGCGACGGGGACGTACGAGCTGTACGCCTGGGACCGGGCCAGTGGCGAGCAGCGGCAGGCGACGGACCGGCCGAACGGCACCACGGACGGCGTCCTGTCCCCCGACGGCACCTCGATCTGGTGGTTCTCCGACACCGACGGGGACGAGTTCGGGGTGTGGATGCGGCAGCCCTTCGGCGGCGGCGACGACGTGCCCGCGGCGCCCGGCCTCGAGCCGTCGTACCCGGCCGGGCTGGCGATCGGCCGGGACGGCACGTCCGTGGTCGGCCGGTCGACCGACGAGGACGGTACGACGATCCATGTCGTACGGCCCGGAGCCGAGCCGGTCGAGATCTACCGGCACCGGGAGTCCGCCGGTGTCGGCGATCTCTCCCGCGACGGGACGCTGATCGCGCTCGAGCACACCGAGCACGGCGACGCGATGCACTCCGCCCTGCGCGTGGTCCGGCTGGACGGCGGCCCGGTGGCCGAGCTCGACGACACCAAGGGCGGCACCAGGGAACTGGGCCTCGAGGTCCTCGGGTTCGCTCCCGTGGACGGGGACACCCGGCTGCTCATCGGGCATCAGCGGCGCGGCCGCTGGGAGCCGATGATCTGGGACGTCGCCTCGGGCCGGGAGACCGATCTCGCGATCGACCTGCCGGGCGACGTGAACGCGGAGTGGTATCCGGACGGCTCCGGGCTGCTGGTCGCGCACAGCTTCGAGGCGCGCGGCGAGCTGTGGCGGTACGACCTGGCCTCGCGCGAGCTGGTGCGGATCGAGACGCCGACCGGTTCCGTCTCGGGCGCGACGGCCCGGCCGGACGGGGCCGTGGAGTATCTGTGGTCGTCCGCCGCGCAGCCGCCGCAGGTGCGGTCCACCGCGGGCGGGGTGGTGCTGGACCCGCCGGGGATGAAGGCGCCCGGGTCGGTGCCGGTCGAGGACGCCTGGGTCGAGGGGCCCGGGGGCCGTATCCACGCGCTGGTCCAGAAGCCGGCCGGGGCGGGTCCGTTCCCGACCGTCTTCGAGATCCACGGCGGGCCCACCTGGCACGACAGTGACGCCTTCGCGGCCGGCCCGGCGGCCTGGATCGACCACGGGTACGCGGTCGTGCGGGTCAACTACCGCGGCTCGACCGGGTACGGACGGGAGTGGACGGACGCCCTCAAGCACCGGGTCGGGCTGATCGAGCTGGAGGATATCGCGGCGGTCCGCGAGTGGGCGGTGACGTCCGGTCTCGCCGACCCGGCGAAGCTGGTCCTGGCGGGCGGCTCCTGGGGCGGGTATCTCACCCTGCTCGGTCTCGGCACCCAGCCCGAGGCATGGGCGCTGGGCCTCGCGGCCGTACCGGTCGCGGACTACGTCACGGCGTACCACGACGAGATGGAGGCCCTGAAGGCCATGGACCGCACGCTGCTCGGCGGGACCCCGGAGGAGGTCCCGGAGCGGTTCGAGGCCTCGTCCCCGCTGACGTACGTCGACGAGGTCAGGGCTCCGGTCTACATCTCGGCGGGCGTCAACGACCCGCGCTGCCCGATCCGCCAGGTCGAGAACTACGTGGATCGGCTGGCTGCACGCGGCGCGGTGCACGAGGTGTACCGGTACGACGCGGGCCACGGCTCGCTCGTGGTGGAGGAGCGGATCAAGCAGGTCCGGCTCGAGATCGAATTTGCTGCCGCGCGTCTCGGACAGCCCGGATAG
- a CDS encoding nuclear transport factor 2 family protein, producing the protein MTSPTESTPPSSSIDLRKTVETHWTSAEARDWVTFESTLAEDVVYELPQTRERIRGKEAFLQFYREYPGDWHLRVERIVAEGGQVVTWIHAAVGLEEMYALTFFTGDEEGRITTITDFWPEAYEPPPGREHLVERY; encoded by the coding sequence ATGACCTCACCGACCGAGTCGACACCACCGTCCTCATCGATCGACCTGCGCAAGACAGTGGAGACACACTGGACTTCGGCCGAGGCGCGTGACTGGGTGACCTTCGAGTCGACCCTTGCCGAGGACGTGGTCTACGAGCTGCCGCAGACGCGTGAGCGCATACGTGGCAAGGAGGCGTTCCTCCAGTTCTACCGGGAGTACCCCGGTGATTGGCATCTGCGCGTCGAGCGCATCGTCGCCGAGGGAGGACAGGTCGTGACCTGGATCCATGCCGCCGTGGGGCTGGAGGAGATGTACGCGCTCACGTTCTTCACCGGTGATGAGGAGGGCCGGATCACGACGATCACGGACTTCTGGCCGGAGGCGTACGAGCCCCCGCCGGGCCGCGAGCACCTGGTCGAGCGTTACTGA
- a CDS encoding 4'-phosphopantetheinyl transferase superfamily protein — protein MVHLPAPRPATLPGVELLWCGRVSDHAEDAVAHRGLLDADEAARLAAFHRSADRDAYAVAHVTLRRLLGERLGQTPQAVTMAREPCTHCSGPHGRPHVPGYAVHFSLSHTGGIVMIALAEAPVGIDVEALPDPATVSEVAARLHPRERTELAALPAAERPAAFARCWTRKEALLKATGVGLNEDLSLTHVGAGPQPATHADWLVADLATDPGYAAALAVRRRTDSADSADHSDRTDRTDSAAPTDRTSGWENG, from the coding sequence ATGGTTCACCTCCCCGCCCCCCGCCCGGCGACGCTGCCCGGCGTGGAACTGCTGTGGTGCGGGCGGGTGTCCGACCACGCCGAGGACGCCGTCGCCCACCGCGGCCTCCTCGACGCCGACGAGGCCGCGCGCCTCGCCGCCTTCCACCGGAGCGCGGACCGCGACGCCTACGCGGTCGCGCATGTGACCCTGCGCCGGCTGCTCGGCGAGCGGCTCGGGCAGACTCCGCAGGCGGTCACCATGGCGCGCGAACCGTGCACCCACTGCTCCGGCCCGCACGGGCGGCCCCACGTGCCCGGCTACGCCGTGCACTTCTCGCTCTCGCACACGGGCGGCATCGTGATGATCGCCCTCGCCGAAGCCCCCGTCGGTATCGACGTCGAAGCACTCCCCGACCCCGCCACGGTCAGCGAGGTCGCGGCCCGGCTGCACCCCAGGGAGCGTACGGAACTGGCGGCACTGCCCGCCGCCGAGCGCCCGGCCGCCTTCGCCCGCTGCTGGACCCGTAAGGAGGCCCTGCTGAAGGCCACCGGGGTCGGCCTGAACGAGGATCTCTCGCTCACTCATGTCGGCGCCGGGCCCCAACCGGCCACGCACGCCGACTGGTTGGTGGCCGACCTGGCCACCGACCCCGGCTATGCCGCCGCCCTCGCGGTGCGCCGCCGTACGGACAGCGCGGACAGCGCGGACCACTCGGACCGCACGGACCGCACGGACAGCGCGGCTCCAACGGACCGGACCAGCGGCTGGGAAAACGGCTAG
- a CDS encoding TetR/AcrR family transcriptional regulator gives MNAEDADPGTVRPGGRTARVRASVLRAAGDALVEHGFHRLDLTDVARRAEVGKTTVYRRWGTTTGLVADLLADMAEQSVPRSDTGSLTEDLRANARLVAGTLGDPRQGPLFKAVIAAATCDERTAEALHRFYATRIKEWVPCVEGAITRGELPAGTDAHEVIRAVSAPLYYRLLASGDPLDEAAADRAAAAAESAARAGAYVP, from the coding sequence ATGAATGCCGAGGATGCGGACCCGGGCACCGTCCGGCCCGGCGGGCGCACCGCACGCGTCCGGGCCTCCGTCCTGCGAGCGGCGGGTGACGCCCTGGTCGAGCACGGCTTCCACCGCCTCGACCTGACCGATGTGGCCCGCCGCGCGGAGGTGGGCAAGACAACCGTCTACCGCCGCTGGGGCACGACCACCGGCCTGGTCGCCGATCTGCTGGCCGACATGGCGGAACAGTCCGTACCGCGTTCGGACACGGGCTCGCTGACCGAGGACCTCAGGGCCAACGCCCGCCTCGTCGCCGGCACCCTGGGCGACCCCCGCCAGGGCCCCCTCTTCAAAGCCGTGATCGCCGCCGCCACCTGCGACGAACGCACCGCCGAGGCCCTGCACCGCTTCTACGCGACCCGGATCAAGGAGTGGGTGCCGTGCGTCGAGGGCGCGATCACCCGCGGTGAGCTGCCCGCGGGCACCGACGCCCATGAGGTGATCCGCGCGGTCTCGGCCCCGCTCTACTACCGCCTGCTGGCCAGCGGCGACCCTCTCGACGAGGCCGCCGCAGACCGCGCGGCCGCCGCCGCCGAGTCCGCCGCCCGGGCGGGTGCGTACGTTCCCTGA
- a CDS encoding TerD family protein, producing the protein MGVSLSKGGNVSLSKEAPGLTAVVVGLGWDVRSTTGTDFDLDASALLVDANGKVVSDQHFVFFNNLKSPEGSVEHTGDNLTGEGEGDDEQIKVNLAGVPAEVDKIVFPVSIHEGESRQQSFGQVRNAFIRVVNQAGGAELARYDLSEDASTETAMVFGELYRNAAEWKFRAVGQGYASGLRGIAQDFGVNI; encoded by the coding sequence ATGGGTGTCAGCCTTTCCAAGGGCGGCAACGTCTCGCTCAGCAAGGAGGCCCCGGGCCTGACCGCGGTCGTCGTGGGTCTGGGCTGGGACGTACGCAGCACCACCGGGACCGACTTCGACCTCGACGCCAGTGCCCTGCTGGTGGACGCCAACGGCAAGGTCGTGTCCGACCAGCACTTCGTGTTCTTCAACAACCTCAAGAGCCCCGAGGGCTCCGTCGAGCACACCGGTGACAACCTCACGGGTGAGGGCGAGGGCGACGACGAGCAGATCAAGGTGAACCTGGCGGGCGTGCCCGCCGAGGTCGACAAGATCGTGTTCCCGGTCTCCATCCACGAGGGCGAGAGCCGTCAGCAGTCCTTCGGCCAGGTGCGCAACGCGTTCATTCGCGTCGTCAACCAGGCCGGCGGCGCCGAGCTGGCGCGCTACGACCTGAGCGAGGACGCCTCGACCGAGACCGCGATGGTCTTCGGCGAGCTGTACCGCAACGCGGCGGAGTGGAAGTTCCGCGCCGTCGGCCAGGGGTACGCCTCCGGTCTGCGCGGTATCGCTCAGGACTTCGGCGTCAACATCTAA